The genomic DNA TTAAACGCAAGCCAAACCGTCTTCTGCGATTGCGATAGCGTCCCGAAAAGATGCGAAAAATTTTGAAGCGACGAATCACATGCTCCACTCGAACACGCAGT from Chroococcidiopsis sp. CCMEE 29 includes the following:
- a CDS encoding transposase family protein; amino-acid sequence: MPKEEKQHNRALARLRVRVEHVIRRFKIFRIFSGRYRNRRRRFGLRLNLIAGLLNYELAHAA